One genomic segment of Nocardioides cavernaquae includes these proteins:
- a CDS encoding cytochrome P450, giving the protein MGPARFVVRKVRTAAFRAASRRGGIDLSRLDRIPESWRWPLERDGVEASPKLREAPPISRMASILGMDVWLVTGYDIARDVLMETAAYSTDIRPYVGARGAKGGDIGGLGFTDPPEHTELRKLVTPEFTRRKLESMRPRIEQIVEDQLDLLEERGRAGKPVDFSSTFAFDVPFLVICELLGLPIDDRATFRTLGSARFDVSGGGMGAFGAISGSREFLMAATARQRITPGPGLIGRIVTEHGDEISDHDLGGLADGVFTGGMETSASMLALGTGVLLDHPEVWASLAAGADPEPIVEELLRHLAVVQVAFPRFARKDLVVGGQQVRKGDVVLVSIPGANTDGRDQFDPTREPTSHLAFGHGLHRCVGGELARLELQIAFPALARRFPTLQAAGAPVYRESSLVFGVDAMPVRTGCPVAH; this is encoded by the coding sequence ATGGGGCCCGCGCGATTCGTCGTCCGCAAGGTGCGCACGGCTGCCTTCAGGGCGGCCAGTCGGCGCGGCGGCATCGACCTGTCGCGTCTCGACCGCATCCCCGAGTCGTGGCGCTGGCCGCTCGAGCGCGACGGTGTCGAGGCATCGCCGAAGCTGCGCGAGGCGCCTCCGATCTCCCGGATGGCCTCCATCCTGGGCATGGACGTCTGGCTGGTGACCGGCTACGACATCGCCCGCGACGTCCTCATGGAGACCGCGGCGTACAGCACGGACATCAGGCCGTACGTCGGCGCACGCGGCGCCAAGGGCGGCGACATCGGGGGGCTCGGCTTCACCGACCCGCCGGAGCACACCGAGCTGCGCAAGCTGGTCACTCCCGAGTTCACCCGGCGCAAGCTCGAGTCCATGCGCCCGCGCATCGAGCAGATCGTCGAGGACCAGCTCGACCTGCTGGAGGAGCGCGGGCGTGCGGGGAAGCCCGTGGACTTCTCCTCGACCTTCGCCTTCGACGTGCCGTTCCTGGTGATCTGCGAGCTGCTCGGCCTGCCGATCGATGACCGCGCCACCTTCCGCACCCTCGGCAGTGCCCGGTTCGACGTGTCCGGTGGCGGCATGGGCGCCTTCGGGGCGATCTCCGGCTCTCGTGAGTTCCTCATGGCCGCAACGGCTCGCCAACGCATCACCCCCGGCCCGGGCCTGATCGGCCGGATCGTCACCGAGCACGGTGACGAGATCTCCGACCACGACCTCGGCGGGCTGGCCGACGGCGTCTTCACGGGCGGCATGGAGACCAGCGCGTCGATGTTGGCGCTGGGCACCGGGGTCCTGCTCGACCACCCGGAGGTCTGGGCCTCGCTGGCCGCGGGCGCCGACCCCGAGCCGATCGTGGAGGAGCTCCTGCGCCACCTCGCGGTCGTCCAGGTGGCCTTTCCGCGGTTCGCGCGCAAGGACCTCGTGGTCGGCGGCCAGCAGGTGCGCAAGGGCGACGTCGTACTCGTGTCGATCCCGGGTGCCAACACCGACGGCCGCGACCAGTTCGACCCGACCCGTGAGCCCACCTCGCACCTGGCGTTCGGACATGGACTGCATCGCTGCGTGGGCGGTGAGCTGGCGCGGCTCGAGCTCCAGATCGCGTTCCCGGCACTGGCGCGGCGCTTCCCGACGTTGCAGGCGGCCGGCGCTCCGGTCTACCGCGAGAGCTCGCTCGTGTTCGGCGTCGACGCGATGCCGGTGCGGACCGGCTGCCCGGTCGCGCACTGA
- a CDS encoding glycerophosphodiester phosphodiesterase family protein has protein sequence MSTIETRTVPGLGQSLIPTPAVVGHRGASGERPEHTLESYRLAIRMGADDIELDLVITADGVLVARHDATLFDTTDVAERPEFADRRTTKVVDGSEHTDWFVEDFTFAELRTLTARERFRKIRKTNTDFHDRLPVPSLDEVLTLVALESRRARRTVGVMLELKHAAYFEQRGLSLVAPLVGALQQHGLDHPRSRVTVMSFEPTVLKQLAARTEVSILQLIEKKGRPADLVAAGDPTKYPDMCTPAGLAAIEEYADGIGVHKHLVLPRDASGHTAEVSSLVADAHQRLLTVHVWTLRAENRFLPQELRSDDRPGHHGNLIAEARMFLAAGVDGLITDHPDLVLAARVQHLKSLRVS, from the coding sequence GTGAGCACCATCGAAACCCGCACGGTTCCTGGCCTCGGGCAGAGTCTCATCCCCACTCCTGCGGTCGTGGGGCACCGCGGCGCGAGCGGTGAACGGCCCGAGCACACGCTCGAGTCCTACCGGCTCGCCATCCGCATGGGTGCCGACGACATCGAGCTCGACCTCGTGATCACCGCGGACGGCGTGCTCGTCGCCCGTCACGACGCAACGCTCTTCGACACCACGGACGTGGCCGAGCGTCCGGAGTTCGCGGACCGTCGTACGACGAAGGTGGTCGACGGCTCCGAGCACACCGACTGGTTCGTCGAGGACTTCACCTTCGCCGAGCTGCGCACGCTGACCGCCCGTGAGCGCTTCCGCAAGATCCGCAAGACGAACACCGACTTCCACGACCGGCTGCCGGTGCCGAGCCTCGACGAGGTGCTGACGCTGGTCGCGCTGGAGTCACGCCGGGCCCGACGCACCGTCGGCGTGATGCTCGAGCTCAAGCACGCGGCATACTTCGAGCAGCGGGGGCTCTCGCTCGTCGCTCCGCTCGTCGGCGCGCTGCAGCAGCACGGGCTCGACCACCCGCGTTCGCGCGTCACGGTGATGTCCTTCGAGCCGACCGTGCTCAAGCAGCTCGCGGCACGCACCGAGGTCAGCATCCTCCAGCTGATCGAGAAGAAGGGCCGCCCGGCCGACCTGGTCGCTGCCGGTGACCCGACGAAGTACCCCGACATGTGTACGCCGGCAGGACTCGCCGCGATCGAGGAGTACGCCGACGGCATCGGTGTCCACAAGCACCTGGTGCTCCCGCGCGATGCTTCCGGCCACACGGCGGAGGTGAGCTCGCTGGTCGCTGATGCCCACCAGCGCCTGCTGACGGTCCATGTCTGGACCCTGCGTGCGGAGAACAGGTTCCTGCCGCAGGAGCTGCGCTCCGACGACCGCCCGGGCCACCACGGCAACCTCATCGCCGAGGCACGGATGTTCCTCGCGGCCGGGGTGGACGGGTTGATCACCGACCACCCGGATCTGGTGCTCGCTGCCCGGGTCCAGCACCTCAAGAGCCTGCGCGTCTCCTGA
- a CDS encoding succinic semialdehyde dehydrogenase: MSAQNPEPGLVEGPHDPEHNPAASYALEPEYVAELTSQILSTSGTVAQGLSPINGQPLGAIPQSSIEDVEEAFVRARKAQEAWARTSLDHRAEVLLRFHDLVLEHRDEIMDIAVWESAKARRDAYMEVYHVALTARYYARTIHRHLDTERRPGVVPGATRIDVNRVPKGVVGIISPWNYPFTMAMSDGLPALAAGNAVVAKADSQTMLTSLIGVKLLREAGFPEDLWIPVAGPGSKVGTAIIERANYVCFTGSTATGKRVAAGCAERLISCSLELGGKNPILVLKDANIERAAEGAVRATFSNAGQLCVSTERMLVADEVYDRFVGRFVARTEAMTLGAGQDWAIDMGSLISQDQLDTVQAHVADAVAKGATVLTGGKHRPDIAPYFFEPTILEGVTEDMDVCGKETFGPLISLYRFHDETEAIAKANEGNYGLNASIWTRDAKRGRAIAREIKAGTVNVNEAYAATFASLDAPMGGMRESGVGRRQGAEGIHRYTEVQSVGTQRVYPITAPGFVSNELFAKGMAITAKLMKGIGKA, encoded by the coding sequence ATGAGCGCACAGAACCCTGAGCCCGGTCTCGTTGAAGGTCCCCACGACCCGGAGCACAACCCCGCTGCGTCGTACGCACTCGAGCCGGAGTACGTCGCCGAGCTGACCTCGCAGATCCTCTCCACGAGCGGCACCGTCGCTCAGGGCCTCTCGCCCATCAACGGCCAGCCTCTGGGCGCCATCCCGCAGTCCTCCATCGAGGACGTCGAGGAGGCATTCGTCCGCGCCCGCAAGGCCCAGGAGGCCTGGGCCCGCACGTCGCTCGACCACCGCGCCGAGGTGCTGCTGCGCTTCCACGACCTGGTCCTCGAGCACCGCGACGAGATCATGGACATCGCGGTCTGGGAGTCGGCCAAGGCCCGCCGTGACGCCTACATGGAGGTCTACCACGTCGCGCTGACCGCCCGTTACTACGCGCGCACGATCCACCGCCACCTCGACACCGAGCGCCGTCCGGGTGTCGTGCCCGGCGCGACCCGCATCGACGTGAACCGCGTCCCCAAGGGCGTCGTCGGCATCATCTCGCCGTGGAACTACCCCTTCACGATGGCCATGTCCGACGGTCTCCCGGCGCTCGCCGCGGGCAACGCGGTGGTCGCCAAGGCTGACAGCCAGACCATGCTCACCTCGCTCATCGGCGTGAAGCTGCTCCGCGAGGCCGGCTTCCCCGAGGACCTGTGGATCCCGGTCGCTGGCCCCGGCTCCAAGGTCGGCACCGCGATCATCGAGCGCGCCAACTACGTGTGCTTCACCGGCTCCACCGCGACCGGCAAGCGCGTCGCCGCCGGTTGTGCCGAGCGCCTGATCAGCTGCTCGCTCGAGCTCGGTGGCAAGAACCCGATCCTCGTCCTCAAGGACGCCAACATCGAGCGTGCCGCCGAAGGCGCGGTCCGCGCGACCTTCTCCAACGCCGGCCAGCTCTGTGTCTCGACCGAGCGCATGCTCGTCGCCGACGAGGTCTACGACCGCTTCGTGGGCCGCTTCGTCGCCCGCACCGAGGCGATGACGCTGGGCGCCGGCCAGGACTGGGCCATCGACATGGGCTCGCTCATCTCGCAGGACCAGCTCGACACCGTCCAGGCCCACGTCGCCGACGCGGTCGCCAAGGGCGCCACCGTCCTGACCGGTGGCAAGCACCGCCCCGACATCGCGCCGTACTTCTTCGAGCCGACGATCCTCGAGGGCGTCACCGAAGACATGGACGTCTGCGGCAAGGAGACGTTCGGCCCGCTGATCTCGCTCTACCGCTTCCACGACGAGACCGAGGCGATCGCCAAGGCCAACGAGGGCAACTACGGCCTCAACGCGTCGATCTGGACCCGCGACGCGAAGCGCGGCCGGGCCATCGCCCGCGAGATCAAGGCTGGCACGGTCAACGTCAACGAGGCCTACGCCGCGACGTTCGCCAGCCTGGACGCCCCCATGGGCGGCATGCGCGAGTCGGGTGTCGGCCGTCGCCAGGGCGCCGAGGGCATCCACCGCTACACCGAGGTGCAGTCGGTCGGCACGCAGCGGGTCTACCCGATCACCGCCCCGGGCTTCGTCAGCAACGAGCTGTTCGCCAAGGGCATGGCCATCACCGCCAAGCTCATGAAGGGCATCGGCAAGGCATGA
- a CDS encoding TerC family protein, translating to MDALLGDSVASPTVWLVTLLVTVGILLIDVVVIGRKPHEPSMKEVTRHLIFFIGLAVAFGLGLAIFAEPHELSPSPAAEFFAGWLTEYSLSVDNLFIFIIIMASFGVPRQYQQKALLIGIVLALIFRGIFIVVGAAAINQYSWVFYLFGAFLIYTAIKLAKQGAEDEDEYEENKLVKFAENHLPATKEWHGTKMTVVEGGKRLITPMFLVILTLGTTDLLFALDSIPAIYGLTKDPYLVFTANIFALMGLRQLYFMIGGLLERLIYLSYGLAFLLGFIGVKLVLHALHENQLGFINGGHHVEWAPDIPIWVSLSVILGTLLVTTVASLVGSARIDAAKRDEMTGPRRDWDDD from the coding sequence GTGGATGCACTCCTCGGCGACTCCGTCGCCTCCCCCACCGTCTGGCTCGTCACGCTGCTCGTGACCGTCGGCATCCTGCTCATCGATGTCGTCGTCATCGGCCGCAAGCCGCATGAGCCGTCGATGAAGGAGGTGACCCGCCACCTGATCTTCTTCATCGGTCTGGCGGTCGCCTTCGGCCTCGGCCTGGCGATCTTCGCCGAGCCGCACGAGCTCTCCCCCAGTCCCGCTGCCGAGTTCTTCGCCGGCTGGCTGACGGAGTACTCGTTGTCGGTCGACAACCTGTTCATCTTCATCATCATCATGGCCAGCTTCGGCGTCCCGCGGCAGTACCAGCAGAAGGCGCTGCTCATCGGCATCGTGCTGGCGCTGATCTTCCGCGGCATCTTCATCGTGGTCGGCGCGGCTGCGATCAACCAGTACAGCTGGGTCTTCTACCTCTTCGGCGCGTTCCTCATCTACACCGCGATCAAGCTCGCGAAGCAGGGCGCGGAGGACGAGGACGAGTACGAAGAGAACAAGCTCGTGAAGTTCGCCGAGAACCACCTCCCGGCGACCAAGGAGTGGCACGGCACGAAGATGACCGTCGTCGAGGGTGGCAAGCGACTGATCACCCCGATGTTCCTGGTGATCCTCACGCTCGGCACGACCGACCTGCTCTTCGCTCTCGACTCGATCCCGGCGATCTACGGCCTGACCAAGGACCCCTACCTGGTCTTCACCGCCAACATCTTCGCCCTGATGGGTCTGCGCCAGCTCTACTTCATGATCGGCGGCCTGCTGGAGCGCCTGATCTACCTGTCCTACGGCCTGGCGTTCCTGCTCGGCTTCATCGGTGTGAAGCTCGTCCTGCATGCACTGCACGAGAACCAGCTCGGCTTCATCAACGGTGGCCACCACGTCGAGTGGGCCCCGGACATCCCGATCTGGGTGTCGCTCTCGGTCATCCTCGGCACCCTGCTGGTGACCACGGTCGCCTCGCTGGTCGGCTCCGCGCGCATCGACGCCGCCAAGCGCGACGAGATGACCGGACCCCGCCGCGACTGGGACGACGACTGA
- a CDS encoding GMC oxidoreductase produces the protein MSDAHYDVLVIGSGFGGSVTALRLTEKGYKVGVLEAGARFRDEDFAKNSWDLKKFLFNPAIGAYGIQRIDMVKDCLILAGAGVGGGSLVYANTLYEPLDPFYKDKSWAHITDWKSELAPYYDQAKRMLGVVTNPVVTASDEEMIKLADQMGKGDTYHPTPVGVFFGGPDGRSGGEEHDDPYFGGVGPSRTTCRNCGECMTGCRHNAKNTLVKNYLYLAEQAGAKVHPLTTVTDVRPKVGGGYTVTARWTKAKLSKKTAVKTFTADHVVFAAAALGTQKLLHQLKNEGSLPRISDRLGVLTRTNSESILGAISPKGAGKDYTDGVAITSSWHPDEVTHIEPVRYGKGSNAMSLMQTVLTDGGDGRLKRWVGEMGRQTRNLVNLYDVKHWSERTVILLVMQTLDNSITTSMKTKFGRSYLTSKQGHGGENPSWIPVANEAVRQLAENINGFPGGTIGEPFNMPLTAHFIGGCTIGDSPASGVVDPFHRVWGYEGLHIMDGSTISANLGVNPSLTITAQAERAASYWPNKGEADTRPAMGTTYSKIQPVAPKNPVVPDAAPGALRLPIVGIS, from the coding sequence ATGAGCGACGCCCACTACGACGTCCTCGTCATCGGCTCGGGCTTCGGTGGATCGGTCACGGCTCTTCGTCTGACGGAGAAGGGCTACAAGGTCGGTGTCCTCGAGGCCGGAGCACGCTTCCGTGACGAGGACTTCGCGAAGAACTCGTGGGACCTGAAGAAGTTCCTCTTCAACCCTGCGATCGGTGCCTACGGGATCCAGCGCATCGACATGGTCAAGGACTGCCTGATCCTTGCCGGTGCCGGCGTGGGTGGCGGCTCGCTCGTCTACGCCAACACGCTCTACGAACCGCTCGACCCGTTCTACAAGGACAAGTCGTGGGCGCACATCACGGACTGGAAGTCCGAGCTCGCGCCCTACTACGACCAGGCCAAGCGCATGCTCGGCGTCGTCACCAACCCGGTCGTCACCGCCTCTGACGAGGAGATGATCAAGCTCGCCGACCAGATGGGCAAGGGCGACACGTACCACCCGACTCCGGTCGGCGTCTTCTTCGGGGGGCCTGACGGCCGCTCCGGCGGCGAGGAGCACGACGACCCGTACTTCGGTGGAGTCGGCCCGTCGCGCACCACCTGCCGCAACTGCGGCGAGTGCATGACCGGCTGCCGTCACAACGCCAAGAACACCCTGGTCAAGAACTACCTCTACCTGGCCGAGCAGGCCGGCGCGAAGGTGCACCCCCTGACGACGGTGACCGACGTCCGGCCCAAGGTCGGCGGCGGCTACACGGTCACTGCCCGCTGGACCAAGGCCAAGCTGTCGAAGAAGACCGCGGTCAAGACCTTCACGGCCGACCACGTGGTCTTCGCTGCAGCAGCGCTGGGCACCCAGAAGCTGCTGCACCAGCTGAAGAACGAGGGCTCGCTGCCGCGCATCTCCGACCGCCTGGGTGTGCTCACGCGCACCAACTCGGAGTCGATCCTCGGCGCGATCTCGCCCAAGGGTGCAGGCAAGGACTACACCGACGGCGTCGCGATCACCTCGTCGTGGCACCCCGACGAGGTCACCCACATCGAGCCGGTGCGCTACGGCAAGGGCTCCAACGCCATGTCGCTCATGCAGACCGTCCTCACCGACGGTGGCGACGGCCGCCTGAAGCGCTGGGTCGGCGAGATGGGTCGCCAGACCCGCAACCTCGTCAACCTGTACGACGTGAAGCACTGGTCCGAGCGCACGGTGATCCTGCTGGTCATGCAGACACTCGACAACTCGATCACCACGTCGATGAAGACGAAGTTCGGTCGCTCCTACCTGACCTCGAAGCAGGGCCACGGTGGCGAGAACCCGTCGTGGATCCCGGTCGCCAACGAGGCAGTGCGGCAGCTCGCCGAGAACATCAACGGCTTCCCCGGCGGCACGATCGGCGAGCCGTTCAACATGCCGTTGACGGCCCACTTCATCGGGGGCTGCACGATCGGTGACTCGCCCGCGAGCGGCGTCGTCGACCCGTTCCACCGCGTGTGGGGCTACGAGGGCCTGCACATCATGGATGGCTCGACCATCTCGGCAAACCTCGGCGTGAACCCGTCGCTGACCATCACCGCCCAGGCCGAGCGCGCTGCGTCGTACTGGCCAAACAAGGGCGAGGCCGACACCCGCCCGGCGATGGGCACGACGTACTCCAAGATCCAGCCGGTCGCCCCGAAGAACCCGGTCGTCCCGGATGCTGCTCCGGGCGCCCTGCGGCTGCCGATCGTCGGCATCAGCTGA
- a CDS encoding class I SAM-dependent methyltransferase → MSLAQRAMEHRLLAPVYQRVWRPAWFLSAMAFDVPHFLHEREKAVTALRLEPGDRVLDIACGPGNFTGDYASAVGAPGLAVGIDLSRPMLTRALVDNAGTGAHYVQGSAHLLPFADGSFDAVACYGALYLIPDPFRAVAEMIRVVRPEGRVAVMTSVAPDAVRRLAQRAVGPAGLRVFGPHEVTERLEAAGFGEVSQETHGFFQYVAGTAPP, encoded by the coding sequence ATGAGTCTTGCCCAGCGGGCGATGGAACACCGGCTGCTCGCACCCGTCTACCAGCGGGTCTGGCGGCCTGCGTGGTTCCTCTCGGCGATGGCGTTCGACGTCCCGCACTTCCTCCACGAGCGGGAGAAGGCGGTCACTGCGCTCCGCCTCGAACCCGGCGACCGGGTGCTCGACATCGCCTGCGGTCCGGGCAACTTCACCGGTGACTACGCCTCCGCGGTCGGCGCCCCCGGACTGGCCGTCGGCATCGACCTGTCACGCCCGATGCTGACCCGCGCGCTGGTCGACAACGCTGGGACCGGCGCGCACTACGTGCAGGGGAGCGCGCACCTGCTGCCGTTCGCGGACGGCAGCTTCGACGCGGTCGCCTGCTATGGCGCGCTCTACCTGATCCCGGACCCGTTCCGGGCAGTCGCGGAGATGATCCGGGTCGTGCGTCCCGAGGGTCGTGTCGCGGTCATGACCAGCGTGGCGCCGGACGCAGTGCGCCGCCTGGCGCAGCGCGCGGTCGGACCCGCGGGACTCCGGGTCTTCGGCCCCCACGAGGTGACCGAGCGGCTCGAGGCAGCCGGATTCGGCGAGGTGAGCCAGGAGACGCACGGCTTCTTCCAGTACGTCGCGGGCACGGCGCCCCCGTGA
- the guaA gene encoding glutamine-hydrolyzing GMP synthase produces MSEQHDHDLVLVVDFGAQYAQLIARRVREARVYSEIVPHTLPVAEMMAMKPKAIILSGGPSSVYEDGAPTISADLFSGEVPVFGMCYGFQTMAQALGGEVAATGLREYGRTPVTVIESGTLLADMPVAHNVWMSHGDQVVAAPAGFTVLASTEVTPVAAFEDVARGFAGVQWHPEVLHSEHGQKVLEHFLWNIAGCDQSWTIGNIAEEQIARIREQVGPEGRAICGLSGGVDSAVAAAIVQKAIGDRLTCVYVDHGLMRKGESEQVERDFVAATGARLIVVDAEKQFLDALAGTSEPEAKRKIIGREFIRSFEGAEVEVIKSAPEGSKVGFLVQGTLYPDVVESGHGAGTSTIKSHHNVGGLPEDLEFELVEPLRTLFKDEVRLVGEQLGLPAEIVWRQPFPGPGLGIRIIGEVTRERLDILREADAIAREEMTKAGLDRSIWQMPVVLLADVRSVGVQGDGRTYGHPVVLRPVTSEDAMTADWARLPYEVLEKISTRITNEVAEINRVTVDITSKPPGTIEWE; encoded by the coding sequence GTGTCGGAGCAGCACGATCACGACCTCGTCCTCGTTGTTGATTTCGGGGCGCAGTACGCCCAGCTCATCGCCCGCCGCGTCCGCGAGGCCCGGGTCTACTCCGAGATCGTGCCCCACACGCTGCCGGTCGCCGAGATGATGGCGATGAAGCCGAAGGCGATCATCCTGTCCGGCGGTCCGTCCTCGGTCTACGAGGACGGCGCCCCCACCATCTCCGCGGACCTGTTCAGCGGCGAGGTTCCGGTCTTCGGCATGTGCTACGGCTTCCAGACCATGGCGCAGGCGCTCGGCGGCGAGGTTGCCGCGACCGGTCTGCGCGAGTACGGCCGCACGCCGGTGACGGTGATCGAGTCCGGCACGCTGCTGGCCGACATGCCCGTCGCGCACAACGTGTGGATGTCGCACGGCGACCAGGTGGTCGCTGCGCCCGCCGGCTTCACCGTCCTCGCGTCGACCGAGGTCACCCCGGTCGCGGCGTTCGAGGACGTGGCCCGCGGATTCGCCGGCGTCCAGTGGCACCCCGAGGTGCTGCACTCGGAGCACGGCCAGAAGGTGCTCGAGCACTTCCTGTGGAACATCGCCGGTTGTGACCAGTCCTGGACCATCGGCAACATCGCCGAGGAGCAGATCGCCCGCATCCGCGAGCAGGTCGGCCCCGAGGGACGCGCGATCTGCGGCCTCTCCGGTGGCGTCGACTCCGCCGTCGCGGCTGCGATCGTGCAGAAGGCGATCGGCGACCGCCTCACCTGCGTCTACGTCGACCACGGCCTGATGCGCAAGGGCGAGAGCGAGCAGGTCGAGCGCGACTTCGTCGCCGCCACCGGCGCTCGCCTGATCGTCGTCGACGCCGAGAAGCAGTTCCTCGACGCGCTCGCCGGCACCTCCGAGCCGGAGGCCAAGCGCAAGATCATCGGCCGCGAGTTCATCCGCTCCTTCGAGGGCGCCGAGGTCGAGGTCATCAAGAGTGCCCCTGAGGGCTCCAAGGTCGGCTTCCTCGTCCAGGGCACGCTCTACCCGGACGTCGTCGAGTCCGGCCACGGTGCCGGCACCTCGACGATCAAGTCCCACCACAACGTCGGCGGCCTCCCGGAGGACCTCGAGTTCGAGCTGGTCGAGCCGCTGCGCACTCTCTTCAAGGACGAGGTCCGCCTGGTCGGCGAGCAGCTCGGCCTGCCTGCCGAGATCGTCTGGCGCCAGCCGTTCCCGGGCCCTGGCCTGGGCATCCGGATCATCGGTGAGGTCACCCGCGAGCGCCTCGACATCCTGCGCGAGGCCGACGCGATCGCCCGCGAGGAGATGACCAAGGCCGGTCTCGACCGGTCGATCTGGCAGATGCCGGTCGTGCTGCTCGCCGACGTCCGCTCCGTCGGCGTACAGGGCGACGGCCGGACCTACGGTCACCCGGTCGTGCTGCGCCCCGTCACCTCCGAGGACGCCATGACGGCCGACTGGGCGCGCCTGCCCTACGAGGTGCTGGAGAAGATCTCCACCCGCATCACCAACGAGGTCGCGGAGATCAACCGCGTCACCGTCGACATCACCTCCAAGCCCCCGGGCACGATTGAGTGGGAGTGA
- a CDS encoding PspC domain-containing protein produces the protein MDENQNADPTGSNPDQPGQPEHSATPGGPRVDSSDMRDLGRLRRSTTDRHVAGVAGGIARHFDIDPLIVRIAFVVLTFFGGAGLILYGACWLFVPEDDESSAPFDLEPRTRGFVLIIAGVIAALSVIGDSFDSGPGVWGFFPAIVIAAIAWVVLTRRNRRRGLHYRPDQDMNNPYAAPYGTSGQGVGAQLAADAKADPAKYKDMGAWQVVGDPAKGYRWQRDPRKRGPKLFWIAIPLIALALGTLGVVDLAGAGVIDAAYPALALAIIAVLLLLGSFWGRAGGLILLGLLLVPITAATTAAGEIETDTLTYKPLTYAEIPEFGYRLGAGEMVIDLTAMDPKELDGRRLEVNMDFGRMEIIVPDDVDVEATSWIHGPGGYELFEIEGGGIGTEQTASHDGGLEAPTFTVDAENGFGEIVVQTASEAHDVNDERDED, from the coding sequence ATGGACGAGAACCAGAACGCAGACCCCACCGGGTCGAACCCGGACCAGCCCGGTCAACCGGAGCACTCGGCGACCCCGGGCGGCCCCCGTGTCGACAGCAGCGACATGCGCGACCTCGGTCGCCTGCGCCGCTCCACGACCGACCGCCACGTTGCCGGTGTCGCCGGCGGCATCGCGCGCCACTTCGACATCGACCCGCTGATCGTACGGATCGCCTTCGTCGTGCTCACCTTCTTCGGCGGCGCCGGCCTGATCCTGTACGGCGCGTGCTGGCTGTTCGTCCCGGAGGACGACGAGTCGAGTGCACCCTTCGACCTGGAGCCGCGCACCCGCGGGTTCGTGCTGATCATCGCCGGAGTCATCGCCGCGCTCTCGGTGATCGGCGACTCCTTCGACAGCGGCCCGGGCGTCTGGGGCTTCTTCCCCGCCATCGTCATCGCGGCGATCGCCTGGGTCGTGCTGACCCGGCGCAACCGCCGCCGCGGCCTGCACTACCGCCCGGACCAGGACATGAACAACCCGTACGCCGCGCCCTACGGAACGTCCGGCCAGGGCGTCGGCGCCCAGCTGGCCGCCGATGCGAAGGCGGATCCGGCCAAGTACAAGGACATGGGTGCGTGGCAGGTGGTCGGTGACCCCGCGAAGGGCTACCGCTGGCAGCGTGACCCGCGCAAGCGTGGGCCGAAGCTGTTCTGGATCGCGATCCCACTGATCGCGCTCGCCCTCGGCACGCTCGGTGTGGTTGACCTGGCTGGCGCCGGCGTCATCGACGCGGCGTACCCGGCCCTGGCGCTCGCCATCATCGCCGTGCTGCTGCTCCTCGGTTCCTTCTGGGGCCGCGCCGGCGGGCTGATCCTCCTGGGCCTGCTGCTCGTGCCGATCACTGCCGCCACCACTGCGGCCGGCGAGATCGAGACCGACACGCTGACCTACAAGCCGCTCACCTACGCGGAGATCCCCGAGTTCGGCTACCGCCTCGGTGCCGGCGAGATGGTGATCGACCTGACCGCCATGGATCCGAAGGAGCTCGACGGCCGACGTCTCGAGGTCAACATGGACTTCGGTCGCATGGAGATCATCGTGCCCGACGACGTCGACGTGGAGGCGACGTCCTGGATCCACGGGCCGGGCGGCTACGAGCTGTTCGAGATCGAGGGGGGCGGCATCGGCACCGAGCAGACCGCCAGCCACGACGGCGGACTTGAGGCGCCGACCTTCACCGTCGACGCAGAGAACGGGTTCGGCGAGATCGTCGTACAGACCGCCAGCGAAGCACACGACGTGAACGACGAGAGGGATGAGGACTGA